The segment GCCGAACCGCGGTGATTGGCCGCCGCCTCTAGGTCCACCGCTTTGGCAAAAGCTTGCAATAATCGTGTCTTGCCTGTCCCGGTGCGCCCTCCAATCACCACAAAGTTGTCGCTGGCACACAGCTCAGCCAAACGTGTCATCAGAAAACGACGCATGGCTTTGTAGCCGCCCTGTATTCGAGGGACCGAAACGCCAATCTCCTGTAACCACTGTTGGGCAATGCGGGAGCGCTGTCCACCACGAAAGCAATACAAGGCGCCGTGCGGATGTTCGGCAAAAAAACGCTGCCACGCCGAAACACGCGATGACTTGACCTCACCGGACACGAGTTGGTGACCAAGTGCCACCGCAGCCTTAGGGCCTTGCGTTTTATAACAAATGCCAACTTGTTCTCGCTCCTTGTCGGTCAATATCGGCATGTTGACCGCGCACGGAAACGCACCTTGGGCGAATTCCACCGGTGCTCGAACATCCAGCAAAGGCACATTGTCAACGAAAATGCGCTCAAAGTGCCGTGAGTCCCAC is part of the Gammaproteobacteria bacterium genome and harbors:
- a CDS encoding tRNA 2-selenouridine(34) synthase MnmH (catalyzes the selenophosphate-dependent transfer of selenium from selenophosphate for conversion of 2-thiouridine to 2-selenouridine at the wobble position in tRNA), with translation MSMQLWDSRHFERIFVDNVPLLDVRAPVEFAQGAFPCAVNMPILTDKEREQVGICYKTQGPKAAVALGHQLVSGEVKSSRVSAWQRFFAEHPHGALYCFRGGQRSRIAQQWLQEIGVSVPRIQGGYKAMRRFLMTRLAELCASDNFVVIGGRTGTGKTRLLQAFAKAVDLEAAANHRGSA